TTTAAGGTGTATTTTAGAATTATCTTTTCAACAAAATTGCACATGCTCTTAAATTTGATGAAAATACTCTTTTCCCGCACAAAATAAAGCATCTAATCCACTCAAATTATGAATAAACTCACCAAAAAGCTGAAAGTAAGGTCTAACCATATAGTTATTTTGGCAAGAAGGCATACATTCTACAAAATCCACTGAAATACCTTCTAAGTCATTCAGCCAAACATGCTTAGCAGGAATTTTTATTTTCCATAATAACCACTCAATACTGTGCCATGCAATTTCCCAAATCCAATAAGTATCGAGAGAGTCAAAAAATTTTTTCAAGTCCTCTTGATAGTACTCAAAAAAAGCAGACTTACGGTAGTTGTGATAAATACTTTTGTAATGGTATTTTTTCCAACTTTGATTAGCTGCCTTGATAGCGGCATATTGCTCATTAACAGCATAGTGTGATACAGGAATACTCAAATTCAATCTACCTTGTGGATTTTTTATACAAGCACGGTTACGAAAAGACTGCTTACGATATCTCTCCATGTTCGTAAAATAAACCGTATCTGCTTGTATATATTCATTCCACCACCATATATTCGGAAAGTAGTACAAGGGCAAAATAATTTCTCTTTTTTCTTTCATAATTTTAACAAAATTGCGAACTTTGCTGCATAAATTATTGTATTATCAATACTTATGTCAGTAATAGAAAAAACAGCGGTCAAGTATAAAGTAAAAGACCTTAGCTTAGCAGAGTGGGGTAGAAAAGAAATTAAGCTAGCCGAAGCAGAGATGCCCGGACTAATGGCATTACGTGAAGAGTACAGAAACATAAAACCCCTCAAAGGGGCAAGAATCGCAGGATGTCTACACATGACGGTACAAACTGCCGTATTGATTGAAACTTTGGTGGAGTTAGGTGCAGAAGTAGCTTGGTCTTCCTGCAATATCTTTTCTACTCAAGATCATGCCGCAGCCGCTATAGCTGCTGCAGGTATTCCTGTCTATGCGTGGAAAGGACAAACCCTCGAAGAAGCAGACTGGTGCACAGAACAAACCTTGTTTGCTTTCAAGGATGGGCAACCCCTTAACATGATCCTAGATGATGGGGGCGACCTAACTAACATGGTTTTAGACAGATATCCTCATTTAGTCAAAGGTATAAGGGGAATTACCGAAGAAACCACCACAGGCGTACGCCGCTTATATGAACGCATGAAAAAAGGAACCTTGCCCATTCCAGCTATTAATGTCAATGATTCTGTAACCAAATCTAAATTTGATAACAAATATGGCTGCCGTGAATCTTGTGTAGATGCCATTCGCAGGGCAACAGACATTATGATTGCAGGAAAAGTAGCCGTAGTAGCAGGATACGGAGACGTAGGAAAAGGTTCTGCCCAATCACTTCGTGCCGCAGGAGCAAGAGTAATTGTAACTGAAATTGACCCTATTTGTGCTTTACAGGCAGCTATGGAAGGCTACGAAGTCAAAAAAATGATAGATGCAGTTAAAGAAGCTGACATCATCATAACAGCTACAGGTAATATCAACATTATCACAGAACAACACTTTCGCTTAATGAAAGACAAAGCTATCGTAGCTAACATCGGACATTTTGATACTGAAATTGATGTAGCTTGGCTAAACAAACACTACGGACACACTCGGGATACAATTAAGCCCCAAGTAGATAAATACACTATTGACGGCAAAGACATTATTTTGCTTGCACAAGGTAGGTTAATGAATTTAGGTTGTGCCACGGGGCATCCCTCTTTTGTAATGTCTACTTCATTTACTAACCAAGTTCTTGCACAAATAGAATTGTGGAACAACAGTGAAAAGTATGAAAATAAGGTCTATACGCTGCCCAAACATCTTGATGAAAAAGTAGCTCGTTTGCATCTCAAAAAACTAGGCGTAGAGTTAGACGAACTCACTCCTGAGCAAGCTGAATACATCGGTGTGCCTGTAGAAGGCCCCTACAAACCTGATTACTACCGTTACTAAAAGATAATTTGCTACTGTTAAACCTAAGCGGCCTACTAAAAAGGTCGCTTAATTTTTTTTAAGATTATTCTCTTTTTGGGCGTGCCCCTTGCTAACGCAAGGGTCGGGGCATTCCGCACCTAGCCCGCAGCACGCCGACCTTGCCCGCGTGAGCGCAGCGAAACGCGGGCAAGGGCACGCCCAAATTAAAAAATTTCATCTTTTAGCATCCATGCAGTAAAACATACTTTTTATGTACCTTTACAGCAAATATGCATAAGTACTTTTACTTTCGGCTATTGGTTATCTACTTTTGTGTAATTCAAATATCGTGGGCACAGCGTAAGATTACAATCGGCTTTGTACAAGCCATTGAAGATGCTACCTTAGATGAAGCTCGTAAAGGATATTTTGACGCCCTAGCCCAAGAAGGATACAGTGAAAAATTAGGAAATCTTGAAGTCATCTACCAAAACGCACAGGGAAGTATTGCTACATTAAATACTATTCAATCTTATTTAGTCAATAAACCTGTGGATATTTTGGCTACTAATACTACCTTAGCTACACTTTCAGCTATCAACGCCACTAAAAGCATCCCAATCTTTATGATGGTTGCCCCTGAGCCTTACCTGATGCAACTTAATACCGTTCCTAAAAATTTATCAGGTACATACGAAACTTTGGACTACATAGATACAGCCGTTACACTTATTACTCAATTGATGCCCCAAGCTAAACGTATAGGTACTATCTACAACGCATCTGAACCTAATGCCACTCAAGCTTTAGCGCGACTACAAAAACAATGTAAAATACTTAACCTGGAGGTACGTGTAAAACCAGTTACGCAAAGTTCGGAAACGCAAGTAGTAGTGGAGTCTCTGCTATCTGAAGGAATAGATGTGTTTTTTGCCCTGCCAGATAACATTATTTTTTCTTCTTTTGAAACAATATTTCAATCTTGTGAGCAAAGAAATGTCCCCATATTTACCTCTGAATCAGGTTTAGTTCGCAGAGGTGCAACAGCAGCTTTTGGCGCAGATATGTACGCATGGGGCTATCAATCGGGAAAAATGACAGCTTTTTATCTTAAAAATAAAATTCTACTCGCACCTACTATTGTACATACACGAAAGCAAGTACTACATCCCACTCTATCAGCTAAGTACAAGATACAGAAAGAAACTTCTGCTTCAAAACTACCACTTCGCAGCTCATACCATTTTGCACGAAGCACAATTGTAGCAGGAATGTTATTAGGTCTTTTAGGCTTAGGTGTGTTTATTTCTTTCAAAGTATTTCAAATTCCTGATATTACCGCAGATGGCAGCTATACTTTGGGGGCAAGCATCACAGCAATAGGCTTGACAAACCACTTTTCTGTCGGTTTAACTTTATTTTTGGCAATGGTAGCAGGAGGTATAGCAGGTTTTTGCAGCGGAGTAATTCATACAAAGGGAAAGGTAAATGCCCTACTAACAGGTATTTTAGTCATGACGGGGCTATACTCTATCAATCTTGGGATAATGGGGCGTTCTAATGTTCCTTTGCTAGAGTATTCTACTATTTTTAGTGCGGATTATTCAGAGGTAGGAGTGAGTTTTGTGCTTTTGGGTAGCTTTATTCTGTTGTGGATATACTTTTTTCAAACCGATTTAGGTTTAGCCATGCGTGCGGTAGGATATAATGAGAAAATGTTAGCCCAATTAGCCATTTCCGCAGATAAATTAAAGGTTATAGGTTTAGTCATTTCTAATGCAGTAATTGCTTTATCAGGCAGTTTGATGGCACAGTATCAAGGCTTTTCGGATATTAACATGGGCATAGGGGTTATGCTTTCTGGTTTAGCAGGCTTAATGCTGGGAGATGCTGTTCAACATTTATTGCGATTAAATAAAATAGTTCATAGTATTCTTTTTGCTGTAATAGGTTGTTTGATATTTCAAGGAATTATTAGTTTTTCGCTTACGTTAGGTATATCACCGCATTGGCTTAAATTAGTAAGTGCCGTTTTTGTGCTGATAGCGGTGATTTTACCAAATTTAAGAAAAGCATAAATAGACTTTTCAAAGGACTAAAATATGTTTTTATGAAAGGATAAATGTTTAATTTTTTGTTTCTGATTTTTTGGCATGCCCTTGCTCACACTTCACTGCGCTTATACTCTACAAGGGTCGGCGTGCTACGGGCTGTGTGCAGAATACCCCAACCTGAGCGCAGCAAGGGGTACACTCAAAAAATGAAACTGTATTTTATAGACTTAACATGCACCAAGTGTCTAAAAACTAACCATTATAGGTCTATACTTTTTTTTATAAAAAAACTGCGTAACTTTGTATAAGTTTTACTGATAAGGAGGTATTATGAAGAGGTTAATTTATCTGCTTGCTCTTGTATCTATAGTAGCAGTAACGTATGCACAGAACCTACAGGTGCCAATCTCAATCCCAAAATGGTCTATTCAGGCAGTAAAGGAGGTACCTTATCCAAGAAGTCCGCTACTTCAACAAAATGGGACAAACTATAAAACCACAACTCTTGGAGAGCGGTGGTACAACTATGTTGAAGCTTCACAAATTGTACATGGTAATAGCTCTTTACCTGAAATTTTTTACATGTTCCCCGATTCTAACATTCAAGCAAGATTCGGTCCTACCGTAGCATATCCCATGCTGCATGGATATGCACTAATGTTAGATCCTAGTGCAACAGTATTTGGAAATTCCTTGGTACCTGGTTCCTCTAATTTAACAATACTAAGAAGCGGTACTTCTACATCAGGCGTATATACTTACTACCTTGACTCATTAGTAATTCCTTATTTCTATCAACGCCCACCTTCTATGCCAACTAGTATAAAAGATACTGTTGTATTGCAAATTATACCTTGTTCTAGATATGTAGCGCCTGCTTCTACTGTCGGTATTCCTGCCCAAACCCCTATGATGACAGAAGGGGGGGGACTCGCTAACTCATGGGAAAATTATTTCTTTTCGCCTACAGGAGCGTTGTGGCTCCATAGATATGGCGAGGATACTGTTAATTTCACTGCACTGGGATTTAACCAAAACACTTGGCGCATTCCTGCTACGCCTACTCAGTATAGACTATACAAAATACCTCTCGGACAAAGTGATACCAGCTTCTTAACCAAATCGTTAAAAATATCTATGGCTAGCTATGGGTATACTACTCCATATAAAATTCCAGGCGCCAAAATAGGATCAGACAGTTCTAGTAAGAACATAGTAATTTTTATGTACTATAAACCTGGTCAAAGCTGGACACCTATGGACATGCTGGATGTAAACATCGCTAATGCTACTCGAAGTGTCTTTTCACCTATTTATTTGGAAGAAAGAGGAAATGATACTTACCCTATATATGATGGTAATACTCTTTTATCGGAAAGACCGCATGCAGGTTATGTGAAAGGATATAATATGAGCTATCCTTTGCTCACTCCTACTAGATACAAGTACCCCTCTCCAAGCTGGGGCAGTTTTGGCGTTATGCTACCTACTACAGCTTTTGACTCAACATTTTCTTTTGAATATCCTCTTTGGTATGCAAAACTAAGGCAAGCCGCTTCTACAGTGTCTATTAGTGAAAATAACCAAAATACTATAACTCTTGAACAGCCTTATCCTAACCCTGCATATACACAGATTAACATCCCTTATGCCATAAGCGAAGCAGGACAAGTAGAAATTATTATTACAAATGTAGTAGGACAAACTATGAAAAATGTTATCAATCAAGTTGTTAGTCCAGGTAAGTACAATGTTGCTATTGATATTACAGATTTATCCTCAGGGATGTACCTATGCATACTTAAAACAAGCAAGGGAATATTGACGAGTAAGTTTGTAGTAGGGGGTTAGAAAAGAGTTAGAAAGATTTTTAATATTGCTTCGGGCGTTCCTATTTTCTCATGGGACGCCCAAAGTTACATCAGGTCTGAAAAACAATTTATTTTTTGTTATTTTCTTGGGCGTGCCCCTTGCTGACGCAAGGGTCGGGGCATTCCGCACTGCGCTTCGCTTCGGTACTTCGCTACGCTTCGTACTGCCTAACGGCATGCTCCATGCCCCTCACGCAATTGACCTGTGCGGTTATGTCTTTACCTTATTTGAGCTTGAAGTACAACTACTTACAAGCTAAAACTTGGTATATGAAACAAAGAAACGATGGTTTCAGAGCCCTTGCGTGAGGCATGCGAAGGGCGTGCGTCAGCACGGT
The Bacteroidia bacterium genome window above contains:
- a CDS encoding WbqC family protein — encoded protein: MKEKREIILPLYYFPNIWWWNEYIQADTVYFTNMERYRKQSFRNRACIKNPQGRLNLSIPVSHYAVNEQYAAIKAANQSWKKYHYKSIYHNYRKSAFFEYYQEDLKKFFDSLDTYWIWEIAWHSIEWLLWKIKIPAKHVWLNDLEGISVDFVECMPSCQNNYMVRPYFQLFGEFIHNLSGLDALFCAGKEYFHQI
- the ahcY gene encoding adenosylhomocysteinase, encoding MSVIEKTAVKYKVKDLSLAEWGRKEIKLAEAEMPGLMALREEYRNIKPLKGARIAGCLHMTVQTAVLIETLVELGAEVAWSSCNIFSTQDHAAAAIAAAGIPVYAWKGQTLEEADWCTEQTLFAFKDGQPLNMILDDGGDLTNMVLDRYPHLVKGIRGITEETTTGVRRLYERMKKGTLPIPAINVNDSVTKSKFDNKYGCRESCVDAIRRATDIMIAGKVAVVAGYGDVGKGSAQSLRAAGARVIVTEIDPICALQAAMEGYEVKKMIDAVKEADIIITATGNINIITEQHFRLMKDKAIVANIGHFDTEIDVAWLNKHYGHTRDTIKPQVDKYTIDGKDIILLAQGRLMNLGCATGHPSFVMSTSFTNQVLAQIELWNNSEKYENKVYTLPKHLDEKVARLHLKKLGVELDELTPEQAEYIGVPVEGPYKPDYYRY
- a CDS encoding T9SS type A sorting domain-containing protein gives rise to the protein MKRLIYLLALVSIVAVTYAQNLQVPISIPKWSIQAVKEVPYPRSPLLQQNGTNYKTTTLGERWYNYVEASQIVHGNSSLPEIFYMFPDSNIQARFGPTVAYPMLHGYALMLDPSATVFGNSLVPGSSNLTILRSGTSTSGVYTYYLDSLVIPYFYQRPPSMPTSIKDTVVLQIIPCSRYVAPASTVGIPAQTPMMTEGGGLANSWENYFFSPTGALWLHRYGEDTVNFTALGFNQNTWRIPATPTQYRLYKIPLGQSDTSFLTKSLKISMASYGYTTPYKIPGAKIGSDSSSKNIVIFMYYKPGQSWTPMDMLDVNIANATRSVFSPIYLEERGNDTYPIYDGNTLLSERPHAGYVKGYNMSYPLLTPTRYKYPSPSWGSFGVMLPTTAFDSTFSFEYPLWYAKLRQAASTVSISENNQNTITLEQPYPNPAYTQINIPYAISEAGQVEIIITNVVGQTMKNVINQVVSPGKYNVAIDITDLSSGMYLCILKTSKGILTSKFVVGG